From a region of the Bacteroidota bacterium genome:
- a CDS encoding alpha/beta hydrolase has translation MKYMAIVLMLLAGCQMQQNDETGKLDKYPVFPSDYVPARNLEVWLPSDYDPEKPEGYAVLYMHDGQNLFDTATANIGEEWGVDETMSRLLREGKIRDCIVVGMWCTPDRMLEYTPAKPYNLMIEKRLQTGREEEDSVEQPGGDDYLRFIVEEVKPFIDSVYNADPGKESTFIAGSSMGGLISLYALMEYPDVFSGAACLSTHWPLRIQENSPDFVRAYVQYLDERLSVDNGQKIYFDYGTETLDSWYEPYQMIIDSLMRSKGFGESNWKTLKFEGGVHNEVAWRERFDIPVVFLLGQR, from the coding sequence TATCCGGTTTTTCCATCGGATTATGTACCAGCCAGGAACCTTGAAGTCTGGCTGCCTTCGGATTATGATCCTGAAAAACCGGAAGGCTATGCTGTATTGTACATGCACGATGGTCAGAATCTTTTTGACACAGCTACAGCCAATATAGGAGAGGAATGGGGGGTGGATGAGACAATGTCACGTCTTCTCCGTGAAGGGAAAATCAGGGATTGCATAGTAGTGGGCATGTGGTGTACTCCGGACAGGATGCTTGAATATACTCCTGCAAAGCCGTATAACCTGATGATCGAAAAGCGTTTACAAACAGGCAGGGAAGAAGAGGATTCCGTTGAACAGCCGGGTGGGGATGATTATCTCCGCTTTATTGTGGAAGAAGTAAAACCCTTTATTGATTCGGTGTATAATGCGGATCCAGGAAAGGAGAGCACTTTTATTGCAGGATCAAGCATGGGAGGCTTAATATCACTCTATGCGCTAATGGAATACCCGGATGTATTCAGCGGTGCCGCTTGCCTGTCGACCCACTGGCCGCTCAGGATACAGGAAAACTCACCCGATTTCGTGAGAGCTTATGTACAATACCTTGATGAACGGCTTTCCGTGGATAATGGGCAGAAGATTTACTTCGACTACGGTACAGAAACCCTCGATAGCTGGTATGAACCGTATCAGATGATCATCGATAGCCTGATGCGTTCCAAAGGCTTCGGGGAATCAAACTGGAAAACCCTGAAATTTGAAGGCGGCGTGCATAATGAAGTTGCCTGGCGGGAACGATTTGATATACCTGTTGTATTTTTATTGGGGCAGAGATAA